DNA sequence from the Armigeres subalbatus isolate Guangzhou_Male chromosome 1, GZ_Asu_2, whole genome shotgun sequence genome:
CAAAATCGCATGCCGCTATTCGGCAACGGGTGCCCTCAACATTGTCCAAAACAGTTTTGGTTAATCGTGTCGTTAtgctaatggaaattgtgaaataaatacGTTAGCTAACATAGTGTTTTTGTTATCcgttcatctgatgtgcgaaaataggtaagttcattcagaaaattcctctattgggcagaagaaaaaaaatcttgaacagCCTGCCTGCTTAAGTCGATCAAAGTGCAGGAATCCAGTGTAGTGTAACTAAAATGTGCtcgatacacttttctaaagcGGCGATGATAAATTTTTCCCTGCAAAACGATATGTCATCGCTAAATGATTGATTTAtgtgcgtgatgagccaacatTTTATCCTATGCCAACATTACCTCCGGTAACCCTACTCAAAATGTAGTAAACTCgaacttactactttttatttaTACAACCCAGTGTTCATTaaccacttccacagttattaaactgagaggtttctaagccaggttaccatttctgcattcgtatatcatgaggctaacatgatgatacttttatgcccagggaattcgagacaatttccaatccgaaaattgcctagaccggcaccgggaatcgaacccagccaccctcagcatggtcttgctttgtagccgcgcgtcttaccgtctTGGCTTCAAATGCAataatggtaacatggcttctGAAGCTGGAGCACCTACTAAATTGAACATTTTCTTAACTCTCCTTGTACTTAAAAAGCCAGAATTGTTCTTAAAATAAcggtttcgatttattttgataaacaattcccaaagaaatttcttggtttttcTCAAATAATGTCCGAATGAAgccctggaggaagttctgaaggaatacctgaagaaaattctttgagtattgaggaatttctgaatttatcttcgtctggaagattttctgaagtaATCCCTGAAgatctttaagaaatttaagctatcggtaattccttcaggagttcttttggaaatcTCTATAAgaattcgtacggagatatccgaaaattcgtcctagaattttggaaggaaatggcggaggaaattcctaaaaaactactagatgaatttccgaggtaatggaatgtcttacctggaaaaattccagtggaattgttaaaataatgttagaaggaattttgtagaaatttttaaaagttggtgtgtatgtatgtatgtagttatccaCCGGCTCCATCCGATATTACAGTCGAATTCAATTAAGTACCATTATGCTTTCAATGCAATGGTGTATGAAGGGCAAAAAAACGGAGGTGGcggagacacttacgcgaaacCCGCGGGATAGGGAGAATCTTCTTCCAaaagtgtaatccaacagactaataactAGATTCGCAATCTTTTTTGTGCTTTTGAAGAGATGGCTTTTTTGAAGAATGGCGCGTCACATCCATTACAGCTGTGGGGAAGTGTTCCCATCTACATGGGTTGACATTTTTAAAGGTAttccaaaatgaatttctgaaggatttcgtGATGGAATTGTCAGAATTAATATTAGGAAAGTTTTTGAAGAATCTCCAGAAAaattggtttcatttgtggaggttttttaaaggaattcctggaaaaattcccgatcgaattcctgacggaatttttgaaggtatactagaatgagtttcttgatggcttaccgaataaattcctgaatgaatttcctaaagaattattcaaggtatttacaaaaaaacagaaattttcgaaggaactccttcagtaagttcccaaggaattcttgagaatattcgaATATCTGCAATCACGATATTTTGAGAGTTTTCCTTGGCATGTAGTTTTGCTTCTAGAGTCAAAGCTGAATTTGTTTTTCTACTGTCctgatttttaagaaattcctggagaaaataaaaatttctatgtaaattccaatagctgtttggaaaatccattttaaattccttcgtaattccttcgaatattcctccagaaactaatttaaaaattctgttcgaaaatcttttcaggttctttttcggttattccttcaacaattgagtcggcagttcatccaggaatttcttcgaaaatctctttagaaaagccaccAGTAAATTAATTTGGACAATTCCTTCAGTGAACCATACAAAATTACCGCAGGAATAGTTTCGGAAATAAttcgaatttggagaattttctaatcgaattttcgaaaaaaattctaaagctATTTGAGTattgaacatattttcaattaaaaaaacacttgaacaatggttagaaaaatgaaggaattctaggaacttttttcaaatgggcgtacatgattctaagcttgatttttggaacggcgaCTATGCTCATCAATTAAACTGTTTTGGCGAACTTATGTGCCTAACAGGAAGAATGGATTCCTATCTATCAGGTAGTACCGTTAGCTGAACAAAGTATGCAGAATTGAGAGAGTATTagccatttcaaatttcaaggtcaaacacagttacgcctatttgaaaaaagttcctagaatttacaaacaaaatttccgaagattttccaatagaatttctgaagagattcccgaaagaattcctaaagtaattagaaaggaaattttcgaaggtctacaggaatttctggaagagttgctaaaggaatatccggaggaatgtccgaagggattactatacgaaatttggaaagaagtcctgaagaaagtttccgaagaatttttttgaggaactactggaagattttctatcagaaattcctaaagaattttcttaaaagaaatactaaatcaaattccgaaggttttctcctaaatggattttcgaatgtattcctaaaacagtcTCCGTACGTATTCTTATAgaacttttgaaggattttccatggatattttctaaggaattcttaaaggaattttcaaaggaatccttAAGAATAGTTTTGAAtgaattacttaagaaattcccaaaatactccgtaaaggaatttccgaagcaatccctaaagtagaaaaaaattcatgaaggaacttttgaagaaatttcggaaagaattttcaagggaattcttggtggaagttctgaaggaattcattagggaaattctaaattaatttttagaattcctttctcgaattttctgaggaatatcttaaggaatttccacacgaatttctggatttatatccgaagtactttccaatgaactcaTGTGCTGAGATGCGGAAATGTCCTAGTGGATGATGTAATGTACgcttttgctgtggagatacaagctatagctataAAGATATTCCCCCTATAAGTCTGACTGTAGCTAGCATTTTTACAAAAAACCCTAAAATTTATAACGAGCATGATATGCCTTGcagtgtgattttttttctcagctcaaaattcttcacgccgtatcacgccgccgccgccgccgaacattgctcaCGGCGTGACGCCGCTCAAATTCAATGTGTTCTACATTACCAAGGATGGCTAGTACTGAACAATCAACATAGATGAAGCAGAAAAGGCCAACTCGAGTGACCCCTTCGGTTTGAGCAGACAGTGAAAAGATAAAAATCCGATTCTCGTGTCCCCAAAAACTTAATCGCAACAGAATTCGATCATAGTGATCACAAACGAAATCATAAAAGTGTTGACTTTCATAGAGCGTATTGTtaagatttttatataattAGTCTTGCTCTGCAGAATAGACGacctcggtggtctagtggctaccgcttctgccttataagcaggaggtcgtgggttcaaatcCAGGCTCGTcactttcctactttgtatttctatcttagttctttctgtgtttcacgttctaccaaaacgattcctactgttataaccttccacacactcccaaaacctcccgtggcacctatgagaggtcgtagagttctctgcatctttcttaagtaggtgcccaacaaaccatccttccccttcctcagcattcgcaaggacgtggacagaacagatctcgactattggagagtacattgctcttccatctaagagttagtgattagtcccaaatcaatatctgtggtaacggatgaaagtgatgctactctcatacaatagtcttggcttgtaccacctacgagtttgtgcgaactgcttaatgctaatgctaatgctaattagtTTTGCTCTGCAGAATAGATATATTAAAATCAATCATGCTAATTTGTTACTCCCGTTGGTGAATTGAGAATCGCCACGCGAAATAAGTCGCAAATATCACAACCGAACAAAAACTTACGGCTCAGGTTTTCTGCGTGTAGCAAATCGAACTCCCTCTCAATCTGTGCAAACAGATGGTGCAATCGCGTCCGAAACGATTCCTCATGGTGGCTTCCGGTGGCCGACGGGGGCCCAATCATGTCATCCGTCAAGCTGGATAATTTCAGTGATTTCTTAGCCGACAGCTGTTTTCCACCGCTCGGAACACCAACTACGGAACCAGTGACACTAACTGCGGAACCGACAGTTCCCCCGCAAACGCACCCGACGGAGGACGGAATTTGCTTCACTCTGTCGGAGGATGCTCCACCGCCTCCCACTACGCCACTATCCAACGGCATCGTCCTTGGTTACGAACACTTTTCAATGGTGCGGTGTTGACACTGTATTATGCAAGCAAGCTTTTTACGATAGGATGTCCTCCAAGCTGCAATCTACTACACCTCGCCACTTTTGAGAGGGTATCGAGAAAGATCACTCCATTTTTCCACTGCGGGATGTTGAACGAAACACAACTTTTATGAGATTTTCTTCAGATTGGGGATAAGATTCTGAACAAACAGATTCACTATTATGAAGTGTCGAAATGCCTCTCAGGATTCGTGGCTTATAGAATACGTTTTTCTGTCTTTTATGTCTGTAACTTGTAACTTCACTTCGATGGATGATTGTTGTTTTTGCTTTACTTTTTCGATGGGCAAGCTGTGGAATGAAATAAAAGACTGACTGACAGTTGGATGCGCAATGCTTATGAAAAAGGCGAAACAGTTTTTAGATTTGTAATCACTTTGGTCAATTTTCATCAACTTTCATTAAAATTATTGATCATTAGCAATCGACACTTCAAagtaatgtttttttattcgttgtAAACCgcgttttcattttatttcaagAACATTTTGAAGCTTTTTCTCAATAATtcagatttttaattttctccaaTCAATGAATACcatgctgaataaatgaaaagaaATCAAAAGCATCTTCAGTGTGAACGAAGCTGAtacattagtgctgtccaatgagcagctcgaagtagctcgaagttggtcccgtcctgctcgttcttttttgtcaacaaacgggcatgagcgtgacaggaacaacttcgagctacttcgagctgctcattggacagcattattgtGAGCCGTCTAAACTTTTGAGTCTTTTGATGTTTTCCTCCCACATTTTCCTCCCATTCGTCTTTTGTAAACAATGatgaggatgatgatgatgatgatggcgatCATTATTTTGGGTGTTCTCTCTACGAAAGACGCAAAAATATTGTGTaaattaattacaaaaaaattacCGTATTTGAAGTCTTGATCTGACCGAGTTTCCGTACAATGTGCTTGAAACTTAGTTGCTCCTCGAAGACTGTTTCCAAGGATGAAGAGGATAAAAGCCAGCCAGATTCTGCGACACCACCGGATGACCAGGATCTACGAAACAGTGACAAGTTGCCGATCGTGTACCGGCCGGAATACGGTGTGCGATTTTGTGGCCTCCAGAGGCTGCATCCATTCGATGCTGCCAAGGGAGGTAACATTTATCGTCTACTGAAGGCCGGTAATTTAATCACCGGTGAAAAGGACATTCACAAGCCCCGAGAGATAAGCGTTGATGAGCTGCTGGACGTGCACACGAAGCGGTATATTGAAAGCTTGAAAGTGAGCTCAAAGATTGCACATAGGATACTAGGTATAAAAACAAAGGACATTTGaacattctttttttatttcagtgGAGCGTAAACGTGGCCAAGATAGCGGAAATACCACCATTGATATTTGTGCCAAATTATTTTGTGCAGCGAAGTTATTTGCGACCGATGCGATATCAAACGTTCGGATCCATTTTAGCAGCCAAATGCGCATTGGCTGGATCTTCTGGAACGGGATGGGCCATTAACCTGGGAGGAGGGTTTCATCACTGCAGTGCGGACAATGGTGGCGGATTTTGTCCCTACGCGGATATCACACTCATCGTCCGGATGCTGCAGTCAAGTGGTAAAGGAATTGAACGAATAATGATCGTGGATTTGGATGCTCACCAGGGAAATGGATATGCCAGAGATCTGATGGACGACAGCGGAGTGTTTATAATGGATATGTACAACTACCGGATTTATCCTAGGGATCACGAGGCCAAGCTTGCCATCAAGAGAGCGGTCGAATTGAAACCCCACGTGGAAGACGAAGAGTACTTGCGAAAGTTAAGAAGCAACCTGAGCCGCTCGTTTGACGAATTCCGACCAAACTTCCTAATCTACAATGCCGGCACCGACATACTAAAGGGCGATCCTTTGGGAATTTTGGATATTACCGGTCAGGGTGTGATCGAGAGAGATGAAATTGTTTTCGAGATGGCACGCGCCAGGGAAGTTCCGCTGGTGATGCTACTCAGCGGAGGCTATCTTCGAAGCTCGGCCCGTGTCATTGCAGATTCGATTCTCAATTTACATAACAAGGGCTTGCTACCAATGGCTAAGTAATGGGGCAAACCTAAGTGGGGATTTGCAGTTTTTCTAGTCTGAACGAATCGATATGTGATGCAAACTGTTTTGGAAATTGTCGAAGCAGTATTATGTGAGGCTTTCAATGTTCTTAAAACATTCCAGATTTGTACCTTCTAATATAACTATGAAAAATATGTATCTATTTACTTCTAATAAACCTGTTTAAAGATAGGCTTTTATGGTTTCTGAATTCATTTCGTTCTATTTGGGCtagctaaataaaaaaataacctttgGTAGTGAGAAAAATTATGTATTCTATAAGCTGTGTGATCACCACTAACTTACTGAAGATAGGTTCGCAATAGAGTTAAAAATTTATTACCCCGTCATCAACAACTTACTAACCTTCTCAGTTACTAGCTGAAGCTTTTTGATCTTCCTCGCCATCCGATTCCTGTGCGGCTTCGTCTTCAGCTGCCCTACCCTTTTTAGCCGAAACCTTACCTTCAGCTGGCACGTAAAGGTACGGGTCAATCTTGAGCGTTTCTCCCGACGGTGGGCTTTTCAGCAGCACCCTGGTGATGAACTTGCCCTCCCGCTTCGGTCTCACCGCGTTGACGTCCTGCAGCAAAGTAGCCAGATTTTCTTCCAACTTTTTGGGATCCATTTGTAGCGTCCCAACGCAAGCGACAATTTTGCCGAAATTCTTCTGATTCTCGTCCTTTTCGGCCGAGTACTGAATTCCGTGCAGGTATTTCTTGACCATGTCAGTCAGCTCAACCCCCAATGTGCCTTGGCGAGGattgggaaatttatttttctttagCAGACCTCGAATCACGACCAAATCTGGGAGAATATTCGGATGGGCCAGAACAAAGGGATACTCGGACATTTGGAGGTCACCGTTTTGAATTtctttgatgagctcagctccgccAACCAATGTGGCGCCGGCATCTTTGGCTTCTTTCAGCTGTTCCTGGCCCTTGGCAAAAACTATGATGTTCCGGTTCTCGCCATGTTCGAAGGTATGTGGAATAGCAACCATACGTTGAAAATTGTCCACAAAACGGGTGATCTTTTCCGCCTGCATGTTCAGCTCAACATGAGCCAGTAGTGGGGCATTGGGCAGATTGATCATCGTTGGGTGATGCGTTTCCCGGTGGCACTGAACGGCCTCCTCTACTGTATACACTCTCCATTTGTAGTACTTACTGACCCAGCAGTCATCGGTGGAGGTTTGCTTCCAGCCGTCATCGATGTGTTTGTTGGCCTGTTTCACATTAAGTCTGTAAGATAGAGCCAGTTAGAAACGTTTCTCCGAAATGAATCGTAACATCAACTTACTTGCCCTTATTTCGCATATCGTGCCGAATGAATCCGACCTTCTCAACAACTTTCTTGACTTTGTTTTTGCGGGCCTTCTCTCGGGTTCCCTTTCGGGCGGCCAATTCGATAGCAGAGGTTTGCAGAAGCCGTGCACTTCCCAGCAAAGTGGAAGGCGTTACCGTCAGTCTCCACAAGGCCGTATTGCTGAGAGCAAGCATTTTTCTGGTTTGCAATGGTGCAGTGTGCCGGGAAATATGTAACTTTCTTTTCCTCACTGTTTAGGTAACAATCTGATTCCTTCTGGTATGACTGGAGGTCGGCTCGGCTATATGGAAAAGCATGCAACGATCTGAGAGATGCAAGCCGCCATTGTTTTGACATTAAGAACTGTCATTGCAGAAATCAGCCCGatttatactaatgacacactgatggtattcgtaccatatggtacaagttgtaccacaggtgtgtcgccttgtaccatgctggtaacgtggaaaaccatggtacaatatgtactagggtatataaccgtggtataccacggtcctTGTACCACCATGGTGTGTGTGTGCAGTGTCtgcagtgtgtctttagtattacACTATTCTATTGTCTGATTTTGTCAAAATttcacgcggcgaacccttcaggaaaggtaccaccgcgctttctgcaccccgtttacttgattcttatgggtgaatagcattgcggtgtatcgtttggcgcggccgtacctttcgacagtcattcgccgcgtgaagttttgtgcaagtacccatttgggaacattacaaacgccgcgcagtgtatcacatCCAGAGAATCTGACAATACTCAATTGTCTGAGGGTGTCTACTATTTTCTGATAATCGAATAACGAAAAACTTTTAAACTTTTTGTCGATTAgttttttttgagtagtttcactttttacgaaaattgagtgagatttccgtgagaaaaaaagagacggcaatacaatttcactcagtctctgcgtgatttgaaacgggtgtgtAGAAACACAGTATCACCTGTCATCTGAACCATTTATCGTTATTCATAGCCGATAAGGTATAACAAACTTTTTCACCCTCGTAGACCCTAAAATTGgtgtttaaaatcaattttaaagttttttgtaAACGTCTGGCAGTTATTGCTAGCAACCCTAATATAAAAGttcaatagaattacaatagaaattattgtaacaatacgataaaattacaataaacagttgctcacaatagaataacaattgggttgtttaggggtatacatgtttttacatattctgaatctgcataaaaaactgagcctaaccccaatttttcagaatttttggagccccggaactatttttaatttgcattttaaatttatatgggactaaaaatttgttcttatgctgcatgggccaactgtcattctatgaattttattgtcattctatcgattaaaaTGGCTTATCGTttgctatccagctttccacgctcggtaatggcggcttgtcggtgtgaaAAAATCATTCGGTCACTGTAgcatttgacactagctggaggaaagctcatTGGCGTTCCTGGgagaggggaagggaaaaaaggccttttcgccggtgagttttcctccagctagtgtcaaatgctacagtgaccgattgattttttcacaccgacaagccgccattaccgagcgtggaaggctggatacaaaaatgaaaataaaaggtttacaaacaaaataaaaatatgttggagattagaaaagcatgctctttatgttaaactataaaaaacctcatatttttctctgctcaacaacccaattaaaaatattattttccacCATAAACCCAATGGATTAATGAAAAAGCGAAATTCGCCGCTATGAAATGAGTAGATAGCACCACCGTAGACCAGTTCCTTCAAataggaagtatattttaaaatgcttttaattttaaaatgttgttaacagtgatatgttgttaacttttaaatgcatagagttagaattttgaaaaactacatgttagggtccttatctacacatgttttttaaggtgaaggtgggttgagtaccaaaacaaagctttgaaagtattggtacaataaaaactgtcatatgtcatcggtgtcgtatttataaaaaaaaaacaaagaatattagtagggtagTTCAAAAAAGGACCCAGccccaccacgctcactcgattccgtcccatgctccaagtgtcctccaaaaaccgatttgaacaaaaactacccaagtaacaccaagcattacaatattgcacatatatcaatcatAAATCGACATGCTAAATGCTAactgcattagatcagttttaacgatgtgaagttgcatttatttatcaactgtcagacaacgatactctaaatcagcattacgaatgcagcgatgcattactgatgctttatttcaacatgacaaagtaatgaaccattaagtcttataattgcccttttccactttaagtcaacttttagggttgtgttttttacaagcatatatagcttcatggttacttgggtatgaAACTATGTATGAAAACTAGtttgggaaactaaaccttttattacactggctacagtgcctcccctccaaacgctggcgaaaagagaacccatatagctgaaagcaacattcctgaGACTTCAccgaacgaaaaccgcaccgcaggaaagatccatcgATTACGTAGcgaaaaatagcattttataccccactcacccccaCGTCACACTTGCGCCCCTTGCGCgattgtgtagactagactagaactatctgcccctggtgcgatagatatcacagacaaattctgggtattctgttgaattgcacgtttcactgatgccttctgagaagcctaatgatcatgctaaagattcgcaacctcgcttaaaatcgactcccaactattggaacgaccattctatatggattgtctatggagttgaagctcttgaatatttcatccagtcatatggtctcccccctcgccgtcgcccaatgacggagtgccagaatcagaata
Encoded proteins:
- the LOC134220866 gene encoding large ribosomal subunit protein uL1; translated protein: MLALSNTALWRLTVTPSTLLGSARLLQTSAIELAARKGTREKARKNKVKKVVEKVGFIRHDMRNKGKLNVKQANKHIDDGWKQTSTDDCWVSKYYKWRVYTVEEAVQCHRETHHPTMINLPNAPLLAHVELNMQAEKITRFVDNFQRMVAIPHTFEHGENRNIIVFAKGQEQLKEAKDAGATLVGGAELIKEIQNGDLQMSEYPFVLAHPNILPDLVVIRGLLKKNKFPNPRQGTLGVELTDMVKKYLHGIQYSAEKDENQKNFGKIVACVGTLQMDPKKLEENLATLLQDVNAVRPKREGKFITRVLLKSPPSGETLKIDPYLYVPAEGKVSAKKGRAAEDEAAQESDGEEDQKASASN
- the LOC134220874 gene encoding histone deacetylase 11; this encodes MCLKLSCSSKTVSKDEEDKSQPDSATPPDDQDLRNSDKLPIVYRPEYGVRFCGLQRLHPFDAAKGGNIYRLLKAGNLITGEKDIHKPREISVDELLDVHTKRYIESLKWSVNVAKIAEIPPLIFVPNYFVQRSYLRPMRYQTFGSILAAKCALAGSSGTGWAINLGGGFHHCSADNGGGFCPYADITLIVRMLQSSGKGIERIMIVDLDAHQGNGYARDLMDDSGVFIMDMYNYRIYPRDHEAKLAIKRAVELKPHVEDEEYLRKLRSNLSRSFDEFRPNFLIYNAGTDILKGDPLGILDITGQGVIERDEIVFEMARAREVPLVMLLSGGYLRSSARVIADSILNLHNKGLLPMAK